The following are encoded in a window of Kiritimatiellia bacterium genomic DNA:
- a CDS encoding GDP-mannose 4,6-dehydratase, giving the protein MSDDLILVTGGAGFIGSHLAEALVGAGYRVRVADDLSSGRLENLAAVMNRIEFLRTDISSFANAAAACLGCRVVFHLASLVSVAQSVSNPLESHRRTAETTLNVLEAARHRGVQRVIVASTAAVYGNTPDLPKREDMKPNPASPYAAAKLTAEAYAQVYAHLYGLQTLSLRFFNVYGPRQDPNSPYSGVISRFVRAYRQGASLTVFGDGRQTRDFVSVRDVVAGLVAAMQTPVADGSVINLATGQETDLLTLIDLLARIAGKRMPTEFQPARPGDVRRSVADVSRAKEILGFEAKVNLEVGLRQLWESDE; this is encoded by the coding sequence ATGTCGGACGATTTGATTCTCGTCACGGGTGGGGCAGGGTTCATCGGTTCTCATTTGGCAGAGGCTCTCGTGGGCGCCGGTTATCGCGTACGAGTGGCCGACGACCTGTCCAGCGGCCGGCTCGAGAATCTTGCCGCAGTGATGAACCGCATCGAGTTTCTTCGCACCGACATCTCGAGCTTTGCCAACGCGGCCGCGGCTTGCCTGGGTTGCCGGGTCGTTTTCCATCTGGCGTCTCTCGTCTCCGTCGCTCAATCGGTGAGCAATCCTTTGGAGAGCCATCGGCGCACCGCCGAAACCACTCTCAACGTGTTAGAGGCCGCACGGCATCGCGGGGTACAGCGCGTCATTGTGGCGAGCACGGCCGCGGTCTACGGCAACACGCCGGACCTCCCCAAGCGAGAGGACATGAAACCAAACCCTGCGTCACCCTATGCGGCGGCCAAACTTACGGCCGAAGCCTACGCGCAGGTCTACGCGCACCTATATGGGCTTCAAACGCTTTCCCTGCGGTTCTTCAACGTTTATGGCCCGAGGCAGGATCCGAACTCGCCATACAGCGGCGTCATCTCACGGTTTGTCCGCGCGTACCGACAGGGCGCATCCCTCACCGTTTTCGGCGATGGGCGTCAGACGCGCGATTTTGTTAGCGTCCGGGATGTGGTGGCGGGCCTGGTGGCCGCCATGCAAACCCCGGTGGCGGATGGCTCGGTGATTAATCTCGCCACAGGCCAAGAAACCGACTTGTTGACGCTAATCGACCTTCTGGCCAGAATCGCTGGGAAACGGATGCCGACCGAGTTTCAGCCGGCTCGCCCGGGCGATGTTCGGCGATCGGTTGCGGATGTTTCCCGGGCCAAAGAAATATTGGGATTTGAAGCAAAAGTGAACTTGGAGGTCGGTCTCCGCCAGCTTTGGGAGTCGGATGAATGA
- a CDS encoding nucleotidyltransferase has product MKPALVVMAAGMGSRYGGLKQIDPVGPHGEIVIEYSVYDALRAGFGRVVFIIRRDIEAPFRAVIDRAISRNARVDYAFQELGDLPAGFRPPPERTKPWGTGHAILSVRQIVHEPFAVINADDFYGREAFHAMAQPLTQASADSTEFYLAGYRLSETLSEHGAVSRGICEVDDHGFLRRVVERTHIEKRNGKIVAQTEKGLEPISPDTTVSMNFWGFTPALFPHLERVFVDFLRANSQSPKAELAIPTIIDGLVAEGVVRVRVVPTTARWLGMTYPEDKPVVRDGIAARIRSGEYPSPLWGG; this is encoded by the coding sequence ATGAAACCTGCGCTTGTTGTCATGGCTGCCGGAATGGGGAGCCGCTATGGCGGGCTAAAACAAATCGATCCCGTGGGTCCCCATGGTGAAATCGTCATTGAATACAGCGTGTATGATGCGCTGCGGGCCGGATTCGGCCGTGTGGTCTTCATCATCCGTCGGGATATAGAGGCCCCTTTTCGGGCGGTGATTGACCGCGCAATCTCCCGCAACGCCCGCGTCGATTATGCTTTCCAGGAACTGGGCGATTTACCGGCCGGTTTCAGGCCGCCGCCGGAACGGACGAAACCCTGGGGCACCGGACACGCCATTTTATCAGTCAGACAGATTGTCCATGAGCCGTTCGCCGTCATCAACGCGGACGACTTCTATGGGCGCGAGGCCTTCCACGCGATGGCGCAGCCCCTCACGCAAGCTTCAGCCGATTCCACGGAGTTTTACCTCGCGGGATATCGCTTGTCGGAGACGCTGTCGGAGCACGGTGCGGTTTCTCGCGGCATTTGCGAGGTCGATGACCACGGATTCCTTCGGCGAGTGGTCGAGCGGACGCATATTGAAAAGCGGAATGGCAAGATCGTCGCGCAAACGGAAAAGGGACTGGAACCCATTTCGCCCGATACAACCGTATCGATGAACTTTTGGGGATTTACCCCGGCTCTGTTTCCTCACCTTGAGCGGGTTTTCGTGGATTTTTTGCGCGCGAATAGCCAAAGCCCGAAGGCAGAGCTGGCGATTCCGACGATCATCGACGGCCTCGTCGCTGAGGGCGTCGTCCGCGTGCGGGTTGTTCCTACGACGGCGCGCTGGCTCGGAATGACCTATCCGGAAGACAAACCGGTGGTCCGGGACGGGATTGCTGCGAGGATCCGATCCGGCGAGTATCCCTCGCCGCTATGGGGTGGATGA
- a CDS encoding type 1 glutamine amidotransferase: MKTILSFVDDLYEDLELWYPKLRLEEEGWKVIVAGPKAGTVYKGKHGYPCRADIDIGDVEEPLIYDALLVPGGFAPDKLRRDPTVLNVVRVLHRAKRPIAFICHAGWILISADILRGRRATSTVGIRDDMQNAGAIWIDAPLVVDENLISSRTPVDLPVFAAALVRALKGEPISSTP; this comes from the coding sequence ATGAAAACGATTCTCTCTTTTGTTGACGATTTGTACGAAGACCTCGAGCTCTGGTATCCCAAACTTCGGCTCGAGGAAGAGGGTTGGAAAGTCATCGTGGCGGGACCCAAGGCCGGCACCGTGTATAAGGGAAAGCACGGGTATCCGTGCCGGGCGGATATCGATATCGGAGACGTGGAGGAACCCTTGATTTATGACGCCCTGCTGGTCCCGGGCGGCTTTGCCCCGGACAAGTTGCGGCGCGATCCCACAGTGCTGAATGTGGTGCGCGTCTTGCACCGGGCGAAGCGGCCCATCGCGTTTATCTGCCACGCGGGGTGGATCCTGATTTCCGCGGATATCTTGCGGGGCCGGCGCGCCACCAGCACGGTCGGCATCCGCGACGACATGCAGAACGCGGGCGCCATCTGGATCGACGCTCCGCTAGTGGTCGATGAAAACCTGATCAGCTCGCGAACGCCGGTCGACCTGCCCGTATTTGCCGCCGCATTGGTCCGAGCCCTCAAGGGCGAACCGATATCATCCACCCCATAG
- a CDS encoding alpha/beta fold hydrolase has translation MLMKFLFAGLASALTARAAYPAWTRMRAAQRERATAWRPDGVRVGAAPFELGEGRVAILCIHGFASSPSVFSHMATELAQRGYAVRAMRLPGFGERLERMLRVDESDWQRTLADEVRDLRRTHDTVWLMGHSMGATLALDLAQTDRQAVDGLALIAPLIQVSTRRSLGLPPETLFAVAEKILTPDTILGTAFPVDLHAKKEGVAEDRDRFLPMSMYSAMFRLTRRVRSRPTELNIPTLIVVPGSDKVVSRRACLKFYEDLRAPRKKLVHAPNAGHVIPLDYGWQEIVRSVVEFVEAAEAPTTGGPPK, from the coding sequence ATGTTGATGAAATTTTTGTTTGCCGGCCTTGCCTCGGCCCTTACGGCCCGGGCAGCCTACCCGGCGTGGACGCGAATGCGCGCTGCGCAGCGCGAACGCGCCACGGCCTGGCGTCCCGACGGTGTGCGTGTCGGTGCGGCGCCATTTGAGCTGGGTGAGGGGCGGGTCGCGATCCTTTGCATCCACGGTTTCGCCTCGAGTCCCTCCGTTTTCTCCCACATGGCCACAGAACTCGCACAGCGGGGCTATGCCGTTCGCGCCATGCGGCTGCCTGGATTTGGCGAACGGCTGGAGCGGATGCTTCGAGTCGATGAATCGGATTGGCAGCGTACACTTGCCGACGAAGTCCGAGACCTTCGCCGGACGCATGACACGGTCTGGCTGATGGGACACTCGATGGGCGCCACCCTGGCCTTGGACCTAGCACAAACGGACCGGCAAGCGGTGGACGGGCTGGCGCTTATCGCGCCGTTGATTCAAGTCTCGACGCGCCGAAGCCTCGGACTTCCGCCCGAGACCCTGTTTGCCGTCGCCGAAAAGATTCTGACACCGGATACGATACTCGGAACTGCATTCCCTGTGGATCTTCATGCGAAAAAAGAAGGCGTGGCGGAAGACCGCGACCGTTTCCTGCCGATGTCTATGTATTCGGCCATGTTCCGGTTGACGCGGCGTGTCCGGTCGCGTCCGACCGAATTGAATATACCGACATTAATTGTCGTCCCCGGATCTGACAAGGTCGTCAGTCGTCGTGCTTGCCTGAAATTTTATGAAGATCTGCGAGCGCCTCGCAAGAAACTGGTGCATGCACCGAACGCGGGGCACGTTATACCCTTGGACTACGGATGGCAGGAGATTGTGCGCTCCGTGGTAGAATTTGTGGAAGCAGCGGAAGCCCCAACCACAGGAGGACCGCCCAAATGA